In Benincasa hispida cultivar B227 chromosome 8, ASM972705v1, whole genome shotgun sequence, the sequence taacaattaaaaataataataataataagtaggagaaaaaccaaaacactttttttttcccttatatAATTGACTAACAAACATAATGATTTTACagcccctttttctttttctttcttttttccaccCTCTTTTTCCCTTCTACTTTGCAAAGAAGATTCATCCACAATTGcttctctttctccttcttcttcatttgactTCTCTCCCTCTTTTATCCCTCTCTAAATTCTTGTCTCAAAGCTTTGAAGCTTTTGAAATGCCCTCTCATGGCGGCCGCAGCCATGGTTGACTTTCCACACCCTCAAATCCCCAGCAAAATGTAGTAAACAAGCGTAATCGGCAAAGCAACCAACATCCCAAAGATAACTCTGCAAACccacaataataaaaaaaaaaaaaaacttaaaaattacaTCTTTTCCTTTGTTCcaaaaatatctttatttttttaaaaaaaattgcatgaacGTTTCAAAACTACTCAAATTGAGATTTCGAATAGTATAACGGTCTCATATTCTATTTCTATTCACCACCATACTATTACCGTCTAAATCTCAATTCAATACTCAATTCAAGCGAAGAAATGTTTATGACATACCAATGAAAAGTAAAAACATTTTTGTTTAGTTATGAAGGACATTACTATAGAGAGAGACTAGATACATACCCTGTGCTAAGAATATCAGGATGTACATTGTACTCCTTGGCAAAGACAAAGGGGACAATTCCTTGTGGGAGAGCTGCctgttttttcaaaagaaaaaagaaaataaattttataaatgggTTTTGTGCTATGGAAAATCCAAACACATGGGGCAAAAAAACATGTTAAACAGAGCCACAGATGTTTGTTTCCTAACATATCACCAAATAGGTCCTTAACTATATACATACAAACCATTAGCCTCCAAATCACACaagtttttccttctttcttttttcccatTTCACAACTTTgattccttcattattatattaccatgagaagaagaagaaagaatttCCAAAAAAGCATCAATCTTTATCAATACCCATTTGGATAAACTAACCAACAAGCCTTTATTTTAGAGGGAAAAAAGGGAgcattatatgtatatatatttggttTTAAAAGGGCAAAACTTTATAGAGGCAATGTCAGAGAAAATTGCAGAGGAGGAGAGAGAAGGAGTGAGACCTGAACAATGGCAACACGTAAGAGAACTCCTCTAAGGCCTACAGCAATGGAAGCAACAGCCATTACAGCTGGACCTGTAAGGAATCTCACAGCCATTGAAAAAGCTGCTATGGTATTTCCACATGCTATGATCCTTGGTTGCAAAGCCATGAACAAACCTGTCATTTTACACCATTTTTACCAATTAGCAtgctttctctttctcttttttttattgctATTAAAGCAACTTTCATCATCACTACCACCACCACCAACCCATTTGAATCAAATCCAACACAGAGCAACCAGAAAAgtgaaagaaggaaaaagaaaaaaaaaaaacatccccAAACATATTTATCATAACAATGCCACTGTTTTGCTTTGCCTTTTGCCAGTTTTATGCTTGCTTTTTTACACTTTTTCTAagaacaaataaagaaaatggaTGTTGTTAATTAGGAACTTTACCAAGACTGAACATGGCCATTCCCAGCCCTGCATCAGATAGTATAGAAATGGACTTTGCAATAATGGCTGGCATTTCAACATTCCACCttcaagtaaaatatattataatgtaaatgagaacaatgaatggTAAGACcccaggaaaaaaaaaaaaaaaaagaggaagaaaagaattGAGTGCAGTCTCGGCTTACCTGAAGGAGACTAAGGACCAAGTGAGACCAATTAAACTAGAGTAAGTGTTAGGGTTTCTGATGAGTTTTCTCCAAACCATGATCAAGATTAGCCTTGTCATAACACTGGTGGGTGGCATGGTTTTGGGTTTAATATCACCAACTTTCTCTGTTCCTCCTCCATTGTTGTTACTGTTCATCATTTCTCTGTTTCCAAAGCTGAAATCTTCCCTCTCTGCATATTCCTCTTGGTTTTCTCTACGAACCTCCACTGAAATATTAATCCCATTAACAAAAATGGAacagaaatgaaaatgaaaaattttaatcCATTCAAGAAACTTACCTTTTCCAGGAGAGACAGCCAATCTTACATCCTTCTGATCAGTATGAGCCCCAAATTCATGGTTCCCAAAAACATCAGAAACAGGGGAAGCACTTGAACTCCAAACAAACATATGCAAGTCTCTGCTTCCATCCTCTGTTTTCTGCTGACCCACAACCCCATTGGCAGGCTTCTTAGCATTTGGTTGTGCATTTTTGGACCCTGTAGGTGAAAACATTCCTGGGTTTGGAGCAGGGTAATGATTTGCATTAGCATTTGCATTTGCATTGCCTCCTGTTGTGGCATTGTAGTGAAACCTTGGCTTTCCGCCATTGCCCCCGCCGCCTTCCTCCTCGTAATTAGACGGCCTAGGTGTCGGCCCTCTTGACGCCGAAAGGCCATAAACATCAGATGAGCCAAAGTTAGAGTTTCTTCCACCGGCAGCCATCATAGAGTAAAAATCAGTGTGGTTGAAACTTGAGCCTCTAGGGGTAGGATTTCGAGAAGATTGCAGAGAGTAAATCTCTGCATTGGTCAAGTTTGAAGGCCGTGGAGTTGTAGAAGATAATCCCACGGATCTTCTCGAGAAGATATCTGATCTTGAGGCATTTGATTTCCTCACAGTCACGTGAAGCTTCCCATCTTCTTTAATCTCAGCCTCTGTTTCCAAAACTTGCCTTCCATCTAACGACATAATGTCAGAATCGACATGGATTGAGACTATAGAACCAGCAGTGTCTGGAAATTGCTCAGAAATCAGCATTCTGGCTCCTCTATATTCAAACATGAACAGCATCAATGTGTACCAAATAATACACTGAAGTACAACAATCTGAACCATCAAGCTCCCTGAAAACTCCCCATACATTCCTTTAAGCAAAGGAATCCCCATAACAAGAGTATTGGGCAAAGTTGAAAGGGAAAACAGAGTAATCGTCCATTCCAAACAACCCCTTTTACTTATGTTACTCCAAACAGCAAGAACAGCAAGAACAATGAGCTTTTGGAGAGTGTCTGCAGCAATAAACCGTAAGTTCATAGCGTAGGGATTGTTTGTGGAAATGAAGTGAAAAGAGAGAAGAGGAACTGCAAATAGAGCAACAAAACGATTGATTCCAGAGCACTGATCGGGAGTGAAGATCTTCCACCATTTCACGGACCCATAAGCTAAAATCATGGCCACATAAAGAGGAACCACTGCAGTCATTACATGGTAGAAATCTGCAAGAGTAATCATCTTCTcctcctccttcttcttcctcttcttgtttttttgttGATTCTGAGCTTACCCAGATGAAGAAAATGGCTATGGAGAACTCGAACTCAGAGGAGAAAAACAGAGGaagctgagaagaagaagaagaggaggaggaagaaagTGGTAGCGATGATGAAGTGAGCTTGGGGAATGAGAGGGCATGTGTTTTGGTTTATGGGAATGGTGAATCTTAAGGCAATAAACagtaaaaaaaggaaaaaggggaAATGAACAAATTTTAATCTAGCTTTGAGAATTGCGAGCAGGCGTAGTTGCACTTGCTGCAGTCCTCAAAGCAAGAGAACAGAGCGTGGGAgttcttcaacttttttttttttttttttttggggggggggggggggggggggggggggggggggggggtgggggtgGTATTTTAAAAATAGGGTTTGTTTTTTGCCTTTTGTTTTTGAGGTGTTTTTGGATTTGGGTTTGTGGAGgataataattttgaatttgatataaCATGGGAACTTAGTGTATGGCTCTATGGTATTTGttaaagaggggaaaaaaaaaaaaaaaaaacagagtttGGTTGGAATGTGGGGTTTGTGTTAGGCTTTGTTTGGCAGACCTTTTTCTataccttttcttttttctttttaaatttttattttttcccctCTTGAATTTGCTTTTTAGGCTCATGGTTGTAAACTTAGCTTTGGGTTGTGGCAATCTCATTTTTTTGCTTTTTACACTATTCCCAATTCTCTTCAACTCTTTTTCCTATTCAAAAGCATACATTTTTATATCTCTAATATTAAATAATGTTACTACCAATAccatacaaaaataaaaatccaaactttgCTTCTTGCTACTCCAATGAGATTTCTCTTTGTCTAATGTATAATATTGTGTGTATTTATTTACATATAAACAATCATGTACACGTTGATTTGACACGTGTGGTATAGAATAGAATGAATCTCTTACACCCTATTTATATTATACCTTATTTACAACCTTGTGACTTCAAGTTCGTTGAAGATAGTATGAAACAAACACtgtagttaattatatatgacatgaACTTATATGTTAATACAAGATTCAACAAGTTGACTATTGTTCTTTACCATGACAATCAATTTCAATGAACTCATCAGTTGATCTTTATTAAAATGGGTTAGGTCACATAATTATGAAGGCTTGTATCTCATTACTTCCCTATCAAATTAACTTCCAAAGCAATATACTCAGCAAATGTTTGTTTAAAAGGGTGTCACATCAATCTTACACTCATCATCAATATTAAAGATTGAATTGAAACTAAAGAGACTCGATATTCAGAAGATCACGACGAACATACCTCTAGTATGTATatttgtatgtatgtataagAGAAATGGATGTTATATCCTGAGGTCAAGGCATTAACAAGGTACcctcataaaagaaaaaaaaaacaaacaatgacaaaaatctattaaacataaaaataaatcacACACAACTCAAGGAAAAATGTCACACCAGGAATAACCTTCATGGATCTTCTCAATAGAAGTCTCAAGCTAGGTagaacaacaaagaaaaatcTCGACCAATCAACCATACTAACCGATAGGAATGATCGTAAAGTAACACTATAGACACATATTACACTCACATCAAATACGATGAATAACTGCATACCAAACGACTCTTCATACCTTATGtccattaaaatatattaaaaggaaCAGTCGATTAGGTTTGCGATTAGAGTATAAAATGGGGGAAGGATATGATGTGAATTGAAAAatggggagagagagagagaaaac encodes:
- the LOC120084243 gene encoding probable auxin efflux carrier component 1c isoform X2; translated protein: MITLADFYHVMTAVVPLYVAMILAYGSVKWWKIFTPDQCSGINRFVALFAVPLLSFHFISTNNPYAMNLRFIAADTLQKLIVLAVLAVWSNISKRGCLEWTITLFSLSTLPNTLVMGIPLLKGMYGEFSGSLMVQIVVLQCIIWYTLMLFMFEYRGARMLISEQFPDTAGSIVSIHVDSDIMSLDGRQVLETEAEIKEDGKLHVTVRKSNASRSDIFSRRSVGLSSTTPRPSNLTNAEIYSLQSSRNPTPRGSSFNHTDFYSMMAAGGRNSNFGSSDVYGLSASRGPTPRPSNYEEEGGGGNGGKPRFHYNATTGGNANANANANHYPAPNPGMFSPTGSKNAQPNAKKPANGVVGQQKTEDGSRDLHMFVWSSSASPVSDVFGNHEFGAHTDQKDVRLAVSPGKVEVRRENQEEYAEREDFSFGNREMMNSNNNGGGTEKVGDIKPKTMPPTSVMTRLILIMVWRKLIRNPNTYSSLIGLTWSLVSFRWNVEMPAIIAKSISILSDAGLGMAMFSLGLFMALQPRIIACGNTIAAFSMAVRFLTGPAVMAVASIAVGLRGVLLRVAIVQAALPQGIVPFVFAKEYNVHPDILSTGVIFGMLVALPITLVYYILLGI
- the LOC120084243 gene encoding probable auxin efflux carrier component 1c isoform X1, which codes for MITLADFYHVMTAVVPLYVAMILAYGSVKWWKIFTPDQCSGINRFVALFAVPLLSFHFISTNNPYAMNLRFIAADTLQKLIVLAVLAVWSNISKRGCLEWTITLFSLSTLPNTLVMGIPLLKGMYGEFSGSLMVQIVVLQCIIWYTLMLFMFEYRGARMLISEQFPDTAGSIVSIHVDSDIMSLDGRQVLETEAEIKEDGKLHVTVRKSNASRSDIFSRRSVGLSSTTPRPSNLTNAEIYSLQSSRNPTPRGSSFNHTDFYSMMAAGGRNSNFGSSDVYGLSASRGPTPRPSNYEEEGGGGNGGKPRFHYNATTGGNANANANANHYPAPNPGMFSPTGSKNAQPNAKKPANGVVGQQKTEDGSRDLHMFVWSSSASPVSDVFGNHEFGAHTDQKDVRLAVSPGKGKFLEWIKIFHFHFCSIFVNGINISVEVRRENQEEYAEREDFSFGNREMMNSNNNGGGTEKVGDIKPKTMPPTSVMTRLILIMVWRKLIRNPNTYSSLIGLTWSLVSFRWNVEMPAIIAKSISILSDAGLGMAMFSLGLFMALQPRIIACGNTIAAFSMAVRFLTGPAVMAVASIAVGLRGVLLRVAIVQAALPQGIVPFVFAKEYNVHPDILSTGVIFGMLVALPITLVYYILLGI